A region of the Methanomassiliicoccales archaeon genome:
CAGGGGTAGGGTCACTTCCCCCTCGGGGGCCTGGTAGCTTACCTGAGGGTAGACCTTCTCCACGTTGTCCGATGTGGGTGTCTTCGTGTACACATACTCTAAGAGATCCTTCCTGTTGGTCACGTTCGCCAGTCCGGGAATTCCTCCGAAGCAGGCGCAGGAACCGAATGAGACCACTATCTGGGATTTTCGTCTCAGTAGCTTGGCCACATGCTCGTTCTCACTGCTTCTCACTGCCCCGTTGTATAACGTGGCGGTGATGTAACCATCAGGCATCGCCTCGACGTCCTTGAGCTTGGCATCCACGGCGATCGGCCAGAAAACGATATCAGCCATCTCGGCCACGCCTAGGATCTTCTCATCAATGTCTAGCAGGGCCACATCGCAGCCTCCGCAACCGGCACCCCAATATTGTGCGATCCTTATCTTTGCCATTTGTTTACCTCCTTAGGGTGAGAATCACTCCTCGTTTATGGGGTTCGGCCCCATTTCAGTTACAGTCTGGTTGAACTCCTTGATCGTCTGCTGGAACTTGATCCCCTCAGATGCGGAGACCCATTCCAGTTTCAGGCGATCAGGGTTAAAGCCATATTGCTCCAACAGCACGCGGAGCAGGGCGATCCTCCTCCTGGTACGGTAGTTGCCGCCGATGTAGTGACAGTCGGCGGGGTGGCAGCCTAGGACCAGAACACCGTCGGCCCCCTTGGCGAAGGCACGCAGGACGAACTCGGGGTCCACCCTGGCGGAGCACATGGTCCTGATGACCCGGAAGTTGGTAGGCATTTGCAGCCTGGAAACCCCGGCCAGGTCGGCCCCGGCATAGGAGCACCAGTTACAGCAGAACACCAACAGTTTGGGTTCCCATGCCCCGGCCTCTGCGGCAGGGGCGCTCTCGGCTTGAGCTTGGTCAGACATTACTTACCACCTCCAACCAGGGCAGAGTCGATCTGCGCATACATCTGGTTGTTCTTGAAGCCCTTCTGCTCCAACGCTCCGGAGGGGCAGGCGGCCACGCAAGTTCCACATCCCATGCACAGACCTTCGTTGATGACCGCCTTGCGCTTCTCGTCTTTGGCTGGGTCACCGACTATGGTGATGGCCTTGTACTCGCAGACCGGCTCGCATATGCCGCAGCCGTTGCAGACCGTCTCGTTCACCGCGGCGATTATGCCTTGGGTCTCCAGATGTTCCTTGGAGATGATGGTCATAGCCCTGGAAGCTGCACCGGAGGCCTGAGCCATGGACTCATCGATGAACTTCGGCCAGTGGGCCAGTCCAGCTAGGTAGATACCAGCGGTGGCGAAGTCGACCGGCCTCAGTTTCATGTGTGCCTCAAGGAAATATTTGTCCTTGCTCAACGGGACCTTGCATATCTTGGCCAGATCCTCGTTATCATCGTTGGGTCGGATACCGACGCTGAGCACCAACATATCAGGTGTCAGCTGGACAGGGGCGCCTAGCACCACATCGTCCACCAGGACCTTCATGGCGTTTCCGTCCATGGTCATTTCAGGCATCTTGTTCTCCGGGAAACGGATGAACTTGACACCCAGCTCGCCAGCCTCCTTGTACAGGATCTCCCTGAAGCCATAGGTCCTTATGTCCTTGTGCAGGACGTATACCTGGGCCTTGGGGTCCCTCTTCTTGATCTCGATGGCGTTCTTGACCGCCTTGGAGCAGCAGACACGGCTGCAATAGGGGGCCTCGTCGTTCCTAGAACCGACGCACTGGATCATGACCACGGTCTTGGCGTCGAACTTGCCGTCGACCATTACCTTCTCCAGTTCGTTCTGGGTGACCACTCCCTTGGCCTTGCCGTACATGTACTCCGTGGGCTCGTATGCCTTGGCCCCGGTAGCGACCACGATGGCGCCGGTCTCCAGCTCTTTGCCGCCGGTTACCTTCACCTTGAAGTTACCGACGAAGCCGGTCACATCCTCCACCCTGGTGTTCGTGTGAACGGTGATCTTGTCGTTGGCGCGCACCTTGGACTCCAGGTCCTTGATGTACTGCCTGGGAGAGATACCTTCCTCAGCGGTGTACAGATTGTTCATCTGTCCGCCCATGACACCAGTGGCCTCCACTATGTCGACCTTGAATCCTTGGGCAGCGATGTCCATAGCGGCGGTCATACCGGCCAGTCCACCGCCGACCACGACGGCGGAATGGGTGACTGCCAGCTTGGACTTGCTCAAAGGCTCGAGGAACCGAGATTTCGCGATGGCCATCCTGGTAAGATCACTGGCCTTCTGGGTGGCCTTCTCCGGCTCATGCATGTGGATCCAGGAGCACTGGTCACGGATGTTGGCCATCTCAAAGAGGAACGGGTTCAATCCCGCTTCCTTGATGGTGCTCTGGAATAGCGCTTCATGCGTCCTTGGGGTGCATGATGAGACCACTACGCGATTCAGCTTATGCTCCTTGATCATCTGTTTTATGATCTCTTGGGTATCGGCGGAGCAGGTGTACTTGTTCTCCGCGGCGTAGACCACATTGGGCAGGGTCTTGACATAGTCGACCACCGAGGGGACGTCCACAGTTCCACGGATGTTGATCCCGCAGTCGCAGACGAACACACCGATGCGGGGTTCCTGACCGGTCACGTCGATCTCAGGGGTCTCCTTGACCACAGTATCGATGCTCACCCTGTTGACGAACACATGTGCCCCGGCCTTGGCCGCGGCACCGCTGGCCTCAGCAACGGTGGTGGGAATGTCCTTGGGGGCGCTGAAGGCGCCAGTGACATAGATACCTTTCCTGGAGGTCTCCAGGGGGCTGTAGACGCCGGTCTGGCAGAAGCCGAAATCGTTCAGCTTGAAGCCCAACCTGTCGGCCAATGCCTTGGCCTGTGCCGGAGGCTGGAAACCAGCGGATAGAACGACCAGGTCGAACTCCTCGGCCAAGATGTTGGCGCCGTCACTGTACCGCAGAAGCAGATTGTTGCCCTCGGTCTCATCAACGGAGGCCACGCGGGTTCCGCGGTGCATCTTGATGCCGTATTCGCCCTCGGCCCTCTTGGCATAGTCTTCGAACTCCTTGCCGAAGGCCCTAACGTCCATGAAGAATATGGTGGACTTCAGACCAGTGGAATGCTCCCCGGCGATTATGGCCTGCTTGAGCGCGTACATGCAGCAGACGGACGAGCAGAAGGGATTACCGACCTTCTCGTCCCTGGAACCGACGCACTGGATGAATGCCACCTTCTTGGGGGTCTGATGATCTGAAGGTCTGACAACGTGTCCCTGGTAGGGACCGGTGGCGCTTAGAACCCTCTCGAACTCCAGGCTGTTGAGCACGTTCTTGAACTCCTTGTACCCGTACTCCTTCTTCAGGCGGGCATCGAACAGCTCGTAACCAGGTGCGAGAACTACGGCACCCACGTTGATCTTCACGATCTCTTCCTTCATCTCGTAATCGATAGCGTCAGCGGGGCAGACCTTCTTGCAGTTGCCGCACTTCCCCTTGGTGAGGAAAAGGCAATGCTCGGCGTCGATGGCGTATTTCATCGGGACGGCCTGAGCATAGGCCACATAGATGGCCTTCCTGTTCATCAATCCCAACTCATACTCGCTGGAGACCTTGGACGGACACTTTTCCGCACAAATTCCACAACCGACGCATCTGTCCTCCCGGACGTACCGGGGCTTTTTCTTCAATGTCACGGTGAAATTGCCGGCCTCTCCTTCAACGCCCATGACCTCTGTCAAGGTCATCATGCTGATCATGGGATGCCTGGATGCTTCCACAAGTTTAGGAGATAGGATACACATCGAACAGTCGTTGGTCGGGAAGGTCTTATCCAACTGAGACATGACCCCGCCGATGCTGGCCTTGTTCTCAACCATATAGACCTTGAATCCCGACTCAGCTAGGTCCAGTGAGGTCTGGACACCGCCAATGCCTCCCCCTACCACCAAAACAGAACCGCTTTTAGAATTCATTGTTGCTCCTCCTTTAATATCTTCTTTTGATCCCTTGGACGATTGTTCGCCTTTCGAGTCCTTTTTGAACAATCCACCAAATATTGACTTCAAACCGCTCAGTTTCCTCACCCTCCAAATTGTTAAACCCCATTCCTAATCAGAATACAAGATTCCATTTCCCTACAACCTATGTTCCAACCCCCTAGAGGTGAATGGGACCCTCCGGAAATCGTTATTGCCGGCGGCTGGTCCAGATGGGAATCGAGCCCTGCATTCGGAGCAGTTCCGCCATAATTACTATGTCCATATTTCAATATTTTGAATACAGTCGTGGGAAAGGACATGGTAACTCGTCAACGCATTTTATTTAAGAGCTTTTCGCTTTTATAGTTTCTTTTTTCGGAACAATTAGGTTGATTGTAAGGGAAATGGCGAATGATTCAGGATATCGATGCGTCTTCGTCCATGTTCGATTTTAATAATCGGATGATAAATCATATAAATGCAAAAGCGGTGGGTTTCAAGATGTTCTGGACCTTGTTCTTGGGATCGGTCGGTGTCTCCGCCGTCGTACCCCTTTATTACATAATAACTAAAAGGAACAAGGCCGGGATAAAAGGATGGACCTTTCACGAGGATCGCATAAAACCCTTGAGCAGGACGGAGGTCAGAGTACGTATCCGACCCGTACGTGGGGAGGGTGTAATATGTCAGATATGTATGGGGAGATTAAAGCCAGGCCTCCCCCATTTCAAATGTGAATGTGGAAAGGTGTTCCATATAACCTGCCTGAAACGGACCACGTTCTGTCCATATTGTCAACATAACTACCTACCTAGGGAGGTGGAGGAGGGCGCCACATACCCTGACATGGAGAGCATGGAATGTCCCGTGTGTAAACGATCGGTCTACAAGGATTCAGGCAGATGTGAGTGCGGGGCGATCATCGCCGATGAGGAGGGGCGATTCTACTGTCCGGGATGCGGAACGCAGATCGATGAAGGAGAGAACGAGTGTCCGCACTGCGCCGAACGTTTCGAGGATATTAATTTGATACAATGCCCCTTCTGCGGCCGTATCTTCGATGAGGGGAGGGGAATATGCGAATGCGGAACGTTCTTGAGCGAGGTCTGCCCCGATTGCGGAGTGCGCCTTTCGTCGGAGGACCGGTCCTGCCCTTCCTGCGGCATCAGGTTCGAGCTCGTGGAAGTGTGTTGAACACGGGCGCTGGTATTCCTTGACTTTTTATACTTTATAGAATATTCATAAAACGGGTGGGTGCCATTTGCCCTTTATTTGATAATCTGTTCCAGAAGGAAGGGGAGCAAGCTCCGTCGGCATCATGTGCCGATGACGAAGAACTGATGCGTCTAGTTGAGTCGCTGAAGATCAAGATCTCCATCATCGGTTGCGGAGGGGGCGGTTCCAATACTGTCCGCAGAATGCACCAGGGAAATGTTGAGGGAGTGAACCTGGTAGCCTTAAACACAGATGCTAGGCATCTGCTGTCCATACAAGCGCCGCACAAGATCCTCATTGGCAGAAGCATGACCAAGGGGTTGGGCTCTGGCTCGATCCCCGAAATAGGTCAGAGGGCCGCAGAGGAGTCCGAGAACGAGATCTGGAAGCACGTTGACGGACAGAACATAGTCTTCGTAGTGGCTGGAATGGGCGGAGGGACCGGCACAGGCTCCGCTCCAGTGGTGGCGGAGATGGCCAAAAAGGCCGGCGCGCTTACAATTGGGGTGGTCACCCTGCCGTTCAGGGCCGAAGGCACCGTCCGTATGACCAATGCCATCAAGGGATTGGAGCGGTTGAAGGAAAAGTGCGACACGACCATCGTTCTGCAGAACGACCGTCTACTGGAACTGGTGCCAAAACTGCCCTTGGAAGCGGCCTTCCGCGTCACCGACGAGGTGCTCATGCAGAGCATCAGGGGGATCACCGATGCCCTTACCAAGCCCGGCCTGGTCAACATCGATTTCAATGATCTATTGACGATCATGCGCAACGGTGGCATGGCCCTTATAGGGCTGGGCGAATCGAGCGAGTATGGCCAACGCGCTGAGGCATGCATCGAGGACGCCTTGTCGTCACCAATGCTAGGTTCGATCGACATCAAGCAGGCCAAAGGAGCTTTGGTCCGAGTGGTGGGAGGGGATGACCTGACCGTCACCGAGGCCGAAAAGTCCGCCCTGCTGGTGAGCGAAGCGGTCGACCCGCGGGCCCGTATCATCTGGGGCTGCGCGGTCAATCCCGACCTCAGTGGGAGCATGAGGGTGCTGGTGGTCTTGACCGGGGTCAAGTTCAACAGTATCGTTGATTCGATTAAGGGGAAATGAGGCTCGGCCGATGGTGGTGAAGGAAAAGCGCGGCAGGCGTCGCTACGTGGCTTTCAAGACCGATCGGAAGGCGTCGGACGAGGAATTGCTAGCGACCCTGACCTCGACCTTCTCCCCTATGGGGATCAAGGTCCCTAAAATAATTCAGTTCGACGGGTCAAAGGGAATATTTCGTTGCTCGCCTAAGGACAAGGACCGGATCTTGAACGCATTGGTCGCGCGGTCAGGTTTCGGACTATCGATAGTCACTCTGAGCACCTCCGGGACTCTCATAACCCTTCGGGAAAAATATTTCATCGTGGATGAACGCCGGTGATGACTGGACCGGGATACATTCCCTCCGAATAATCCCCAATAAATATATAGGTCTTGATAACTTAGGTGGCGTGAGTCGAAGATAATTGGAGTGATTTAATGCAACCAGGACAGATGGCATATGACCGAGCCATAACGGTTTTTTCTCCTGACGGGCGACTTTTTCAAGTGGAATATGCTCGAGAGGCTGTAAAGCGCGGCACCACCACCGTCGGCCTGAAGTTTAAGGATGGTGTGGTCCTCATCGTTGATAAGAGGATCGCCAGCCGCCTGATGGAGCCCAAATCAATTGAAAAGATTTTCCAGATCGATCACCACATTGGCTGCGCCACCTCGGGATTGGTGGCCGACGCCAGGATCCTTGTGGATCAGGCCAGGGTAATGGCCCAGATCAATAAGATCACCTACGACGAAAGAGCGGGAGTGGAAGATCTGGTCAAGAGGATCTGTGATTACAAGCAGAACTATACCCAATATGGGGGAGTTCGCCCCTTCGGCACCGCACTGCTGGTGGCGGGGGTTGACGATGCAGGTGAACATCTTTTCGAGACCGATCCCAGCGGGGCTTTGATATCATACAAGGCAGGCAGCATCGGCGCCGGTCGCAACGTGGTCATGGAGGTCTTCGAGGAGGATTACCAGGAAGGGATGTCCATGGAGGACGCTGTCGGACTCGGACTCAAGGCTTTGAAGAAGGCCACGGAGGAGGAGAAGCTCAACCCCAAGGCCGTGGAGATCGGTGTTGTCCGCCACGGAGAGAACTTCCGCCGCCTGGACGAGGCTGAGGTGGAAACCTTCATCGCCAAGGTCAACTCGGAGTGAGCTGGAGAGCAGATGGTAGACCTGGAAGAGGCGATTGTCGCTCGCCTGGAGTCTCACGGCGAATCATTTGAGGTTCTCATAGACCCTAAGGTGGTCAACCACA
Encoded here:
- a CDS encoding zinc ribbon domain-containing protein; translation: MFWTLFLGSVGVSAVVPLYYIITKRNKAGIKGWTFHEDRIKPLSRTEVRVRIRPVRGEGVICQICMGRLKPGLPHFKCECGKVFHITCLKRTTFCPYCQHNYLPREVEEGATYPDMESMECPVCKRSVYKDSGRCECGAIIADEEGRFYCPGCGTQIDEGENECPHCAERFEDINLIQCPFCGRIFDEGRGICECGTFLSEVCPDCGVRLSSEDRSCPSCGIRFELVEVC
- the psmA gene encoding archaeal proteasome endopeptidase complex subunit alpha, which gives rise to MQPGQMAYDRAITVFSPDGRLFQVEYAREAVKRGTTTVGLKFKDGVVLIVDKRIASRLMEPKSIEKIFQIDHHIGCATSGLVADARILVDQARVMAQINKITYDERAGVEDLVKRICDYKQNYTQYGGVRPFGTALLVAGVDDAGEHLFETDPSGALISYKAGSIGAGRNVVMEVFEEDYQEGMSMEDAVGLGLKALKKATEEEKLNPKAVEIGVVRHGENFRRLDEAEVETFIAKVNSE
- a CDS encoding hydrogenase iron-sulfur subunit, translating into MSDQAQAESAPAAEAGAWEPKLLVFCCNWCSYAGADLAGVSRLQMPTNFRVIRTMCSARVDPEFVLRAFAKGADGVLVLGCHPADCHYIGGNYRTRRRIALLRVLLEQYGFNPDRLKLEWVSASEGIKFQQTIKEFNQTVTEMGPNPINEE
- the ftsZ gene encoding cell division protein FtsZ, translating into MGAICPLFDNLFQKEGEQAPSASCADDEELMRLVESLKIKISIIGCGGGGSNTVRRMHQGNVEGVNLVALNTDARHLLSIQAPHKILIGRSMTKGLGSGSIPEIGQRAAEESENEIWKHVDGQNIVFVVAGMGGGTGTGSAPVVAEMAKKAGALTIGVVTLPFRAEGTVRMTNAIKGLERLKEKCDTTIVLQNDRLLELVPKLPLEAAFRVTDEVLMQSIRGITDALTKPGLVNIDFNDLLTIMRNGGMALIGLGESSEYGQRAEACIEDALSSPMLGSIDIKQAKGALVRVVGGDDLTVTEAEKSALLVSEAVDPRARIIWGCAVNPDLSGSMRVLVVLTGVKFNSIVDSIKGK
- a CDS encoding CoB--CoM heterodisulfide reductase iron-sulfur subunit A family protein, coding for MNSKSGSVLVVGGGIGGVQTSLDLAESGFKVYMVENKASIGGVMSQLDKTFPTNDCSMCILSPKLVEASRHPMISMMTLTEVMGVEGEAGNFTVTLKKKPRYVREDRCVGCGICAEKCPSKVSSEYELGLMNRKAIYVAYAQAVPMKYAIDAEHCLFLTKGKCGNCKKVCPADAIDYEMKEEIVKINVGAVVLAPGYELFDARLKKEYGYKEFKNVLNSLEFERVLSATGPYQGHVVRPSDHQTPKKVAFIQCVGSRDEKVGNPFCSSVCCMYALKQAIIAGEHSTGLKSTIFFMDVRAFGKEFEDYAKRAEGEYGIKMHRGTRVASVDETEGNNLLLRYSDGANILAEEFDLVVLSAGFQPPAQAKALADRLGFKLNDFGFCQTGVYSPLETSRKGIYVTGAFSAPKDIPTTVAEASGAAAKAGAHVFVNRVSIDTVVKETPEIDVTGQEPRIGVFVCDCGINIRGTVDVPSVVDYVKTLPNVVYAAENKYTCSADTQEIIKQMIKEHKLNRVVVSSCTPRTHEALFQSTIKEAGLNPFLFEMANIRDQCSWIHMHEPEKATQKASDLTRMAIAKSRFLEPLSKSKLAVTHSAVVVGGGLAGMTAAMDIAAQGFKVDIVEATGVMGGQMNNLYTAEEGISPRQYIKDLESKVRANDKITVHTNTRVEDVTGFVGNFKVKVTGGKELETGAIVVATGAKAYEPTEYMYGKAKGVVTQNELEKVMVDGKFDAKTVVMIQCVGSRNDEAPYCSRVCCSKAVKNAIEIKKRDPKAQVYVLHKDIRTYGFREILYKEAGELGVKFIRFPENKMPEMTMDGNAMKVLVDDVVLGAPVQLTPDMLVLSVGIRPNDDNEDLAKICKVPLSKDKYFLEAHMKLRPVDFATAGIYLAGLAHWPKFIDESMAQASGAASRAMTIISKEHLETQGIIAAVNETVCNGCGICEPVCEYKAITIVGDPAKDEKRKAVINEGLCMGCGTCVAACPSGALEQKGFKNNQMYAQIDSALVGGGK